One part of the Algibacter sp. L1A34 genome encodes these proteins:
- the ruvA gene encoding Holliday junction branch migration protein RuvA has protein sequence MITHIQGKLVEKNPTHVVIDCNGVGYMLNISLHTFSQIPDGEFLKLFTHLQVKEDSHTLYGFSSVAEREMFRLLLSVSGIGASIARTMLSSLTPKQVREGIATGDVALIQSIKGIGAKTAQRVILDLKDKVLKIYDIDEVSVSKGNTNKDEALSALEVLGFVKKQAERVVDKIVIAEPDASVESIIKQALKKL, from the coding sequence ATGATAACACACATTCAAGGAAAATTAGTAGAAAAAAACCCAACACATGTTGTAATAGATTGCAACGGTGTTGGTTATATGCTAAATATTTCATTACATACATTCTCTCAAATCCCAGACGGAGAGTTTTTAAAACTGTTTACACACCTTCAGGTGAAAGAAGATTCACATACATTATATGGTTTTTCTTCGGTTGCCGAGCGGGAAATGTTTAGGCTGTTATTGTCGGTTAGTGGTATTGGTGCAAGCATTGCGCGTACCATGCTGTCTTCATTAACGCCAAAGCAGGTGCGAGAAGGTATTGCGACAGGAGATGTTGCGCTTATTCAATCCATAAAAGGGATTGGAGCAAAAACAGCGCAGCGCGTTATACTCGATTTGAAAGATAAAGTTTTGAAGATATACGATATAGACGAAGTTTCTGTTTCTAAAGGCAATACGAATAAGGATGAAGCGTTATCTGCTTTAGAAGTGCTTGGCTTTGTTAAAAAACAAGCAGAACGTGTTGTGGATAAAATTGTAATAGCCGAACCCGATGCCTCGGTAGAATCTATTATAAAACAAGCCCTAAAAAAATTATAG
- a CDS encoding NADP-dependent malic enzyme, with amino-acid sequence MSEESKRREALIYHAKPTPGKIEVVPTKKYATQRDLSLAYSPGVAAPCLEIEKDKEAAYKYTAKGNLVAVISNGTAVLGLGNIGPEASKPVMEGKGLLFKIFADIDVFDIEVDTENVDAFIETVKNIAPTFGGINLEDIKAPEAFEIERRLKEELDIPVMHDDQHGTAIISAAALINAVEIAGKKLEEVKIVVSGAGAAAISCSRMYQACGAKRENMVMLDSKGVIRNDRENLSDEKSEFATHRKIDTLLEAMEDADVFIGLSKADIVSPEMLLVMAKNPIVFAMANPDPEIKYQLAVDTRKDIIMATGRSDHPNQVNNVLGFPFIFRGALDVRATKINEAMKMAAVRALAKLAKEPVPEQVNIAYGETRLTFGKEYIIPKPFDPRLIAEVPPAVAKAAMESGVAKQPITDWERYKDSLLQRLGSDNKLVRLLLNRAKLAPKRIVFAEADHLDVLKAAQIVHDEGIAIPILLGRRETILSLMKEIEFYDDILIIDPKEEEENERKNKYAKVYWEQRKRRGVTLYSAQRLMRERNYFAAMMVNEGDADGLISGYSRNYPTVIKPMLELIGLDKGVSRAATTNLMMTKRGPLFLSDTSINIDPSAKDLAKIAQMTSKVVQMFGLEPAMAMVSYSNFGSSINDRASKVREAVSILHRNYPEMVVDGELQTDFALNDKLLREKFPFSKLVGKKVNTLIFPNLDSANITYKLLKGLNEAESIGPIMMGMCKPVHILQLGANVDEIVNMAAIAVIDAQNKEKGGVEHAG; translated from the coding sequence ATGAGTGAAGAAAGCAAGCGTAGAGAAGCCCTTATTTATCACGCAAAACCAACTCCAGGTAAAATAGAAGTTGTTCCAACAAAAAAATATGCCACCCAACGCGATTTATCTTTAGCTTATTCACCAGGTGTTGCAGCACCTTGTTTAGAAATTGAAAAAGATAAGGAAGCAGCTTATAAATATACAGCTAAGGGGAATTTAGTAGCTGTAATATCTAATGGAACGGCCGTTTTAGGATTAGGAAATATTGGTCCTGAAGCTTCAAAACCCGTAATGGAAGGTAAAGGTTTACTATTCAAAATTTTTGCAGATATTGATGTGTTTGATATTGAAGTTGACACTGAAAATGTAGATGCTTTTATAGAAACAGTAAAAAATATAGCACCAACTTTCGGTGGAATTAATCTTGAAGATATAAAAGCACCAGAGGCTTTTGAAATTGAACGTCGTTTAAAGGAAGAATTAGATATTCCTGTAATGCACGACGATCAGCACGGAACTGCAATTATTTCGGCAGCAGCCCTAATAAATGCCGTTGAAATAGCTGGAAAGAAACTAGAAGAAGTAAAAATAGTGGTGAGTGGAGCCGGAGCCGCAGCTATTTCATGTTCTCGTATGTACCAAGCTTGTGGTGCAAAACGCGAAAATATGGTGATGCTAGACAGTAAAGGTGTTATCCGTAATGATAGAGAAAATCTTTCTGATGAAAAATCAGAATTTGCAACTCACAGAAAAATTGATACTTTACTTGAAGCCATGGAAGATGCCGATGTATTCATCGGTTTGTCTAAGGCGGATATTGTATCTCCAGAGATGCTTTTGGTGATGGCTAAAAACCCAATTGTTTTTGCTATGGCCAACCCAGATCCTGAAATTAAATACCAGTTAGCAGTAGATACAAGAAAAGATATTATTATGGCAACTGGCCGTAGTGATCATCCTAATCAGGTTAATAATGTGTTAGGATTTCCTTTTATATTTAGAGGGGCTTTAGATGTTCGCGCTACTAAAATTAACGAAGCTATGAAAATGGCAGCGGTAAGAGCCTTAGCTAAATTAGCTAAAGAACCGGTACCAGAACAAGTAAATATTGCCTATGGCGAAACACGTTTAACTTTTGGTAAAGAGTATATTATTCCGAAACCATTCGATCCACGTTTAATTGCCGAAGTGCCACCAGCAGTTGCAAAAGCAGCGATGGAAAGCGGTGTAGCAAAACAACCCATTACAGATTGGGAACGTTATAAAGATAGTTTGTTACAACGTTTAGGGTCGGATAATAAATTAGTTCGTTTACTATTAAACAGAGCTAAACTAGCACCAAAACGTATTGTTTTTGCAGAAGCCGATCACTTAGATGTTTTAAAAGCAGCGCAAATTGTACATGATGAAGGTATTGCTATTCCTATTTTATTAGGAAGAAGAGAAACCATATTATCGTTAATGAAAGAAATTGAGTTTTATGACGATATTTTAATCATCGATCCAAAAGAAGAAGAAGAGAACGAGCGTAAAAACAAATATGCTAAAGTATATTGGGAACAGCGTAAGCGTCGCGGTGTAACTCTATATTCCGCGCAGCGTTTAATGCGTGAGCGTAATTACTTTGCTGCCATGATGGTTAACGAAGGTGATGCAGACGGTTTAATTTCTGGATATTCTAGAAATTATCCAACAGTAATAAAACCGATGTTAGAGTTAATTGGTTTAGATAAAGGTGTTTCTCGTGCGGCAACTACCAATTTAATGATGACGAAACGTGGTCCGCTATTTTTAAGTGATACTTCTATAAATATCGATCCATCAGCAAAAGATTTAGCTAAAATTGCTCAAATGACATCCAAAGTGGTTCAAATGTTTGGTCTAGAACCTGCTATGGCTATGGTGTCGTATTCAAATTTTGGATCATCTATTAATGATCGTGCATCAAAAGTTAGAGAAGCTGTTTCAATTTTACATAGAAACTATCCGGAAATGGTTGTTGATGGTGAATTGCAAACCGATTTTGCTTTAAATGATAAGTTACTTCGTGAAAAATTCCCGTTTTCTAAATTAGTTGGTAAAAAAGTGAATACTTTAATTTTTCCAAATTTAGACTCAGCAAATATCACTTATAAATTATTAAAAGGATTAAATGAAGCTGAATCTATTGGACCAATTATGATGGGTATGTGTAAACCTGTGCATATTCTTCAACTTGGAGCAAATGTTGATGAAATTGTTAATATGGCTGCTATTGCTGTAATTGATGCTCAGAATAAAGAGAAGGGTGGCGTTGAACACGCTGGCTAA
- a CDS encoding sensor histidine kinase — protein sequence MVTPDIPENEAERLKNLESYNILDTLPEIDYDNITAIAAEICGTPIALISLLDNKRQWFKSHHGIDTTETPKEQSFCAHAINNTDGVFIVPDTREDFRFHDNPLVTGDSNAIFYAGAQLTSKNGLPLGTLCVMDHKPNVLNEGQIKSLSALSNQVMNLLELRKNKFLLEKTLKDLEEKNHELERFAYIAAHDLKSPLINISSLAEIFIEDYKLKIDAEGLKLLELILSSADSLRGLVDGLLNYSRSDGLLKEKKSTINLQELTTEIAQLFNSDHRVKMVLKSSLETVHVNKTAIHHILMNLVSNAIKYSDKDDVLIEMNVEETDTHYQFFIKDNGPGIAPSNQSKIFKLFAKVADQDKFGQAGHGIGLATVKKIVKKLGGKISVTSELGQGATFNFSIKK from the coding sequence ATGGTTACCCCAGATATACCAGAAAATGAAGCTGAAAGACTTAAAAACCTGGAGTCTTATAATATATTAGATACGCTTCCGGAAATAGATTATGACAATATTACGGCCATTGCTGCCGAAATTTGTGGTACTCCAATTGCTTTAATTAGTCTACTAGATAACAAACGCCAATGGTTTAAATCGCATCATGGAATAGATACTACTGAAACCCCAAAAGAACAGTCTTTTTGTGCTCATGCTATAAATAATACCGATGGAGTTTTTATTGTTCCCGACACTCGAGAAGATTTTCGATTTCATGATAACCCTTTAGTAACGGGAGATTCCAATGCTATTTTTTATGCGGGTGCACAACTTACTAGTAAAAATGGATTGCCATTAGGGACTTTATGCGTTATGGACCATAAACCAAATGTTTTAAATGAAGGACAAATAAAATCATTGTCTGCGCTTTCAAACCAGGTTATGAATTTGTTAGAGCTTCGAAAAAACAAATTTTTATTAGAAAAAACACTTAAGGATTTAGAGGAGAAGAATCATGAATTAGAACGTTTTGCATACATCGCTGCTCACGATTTAAAATCCCCTTTAATCAATATTTCTAGTTTAGCAGAAATATTTATTGAGGATTACAAGCTGAAGATTGACGCAGAAGGCTTAAAACTTTTAGAGTTAATTCTAAGTTCTGCAGATAGTCTTCGTGGTTTAGTTGATGGATTGCTTAATTATAGTAGAAGTGATGGTCTTTTAAAAGAAAAGAAATCTACCATTAATTTACAAGAATTGACTACTGAAATTGCTCAGTTATTTAATTCGGATCATCGTGTAAAAATGGTTTTAAAGTCATCTTTAGAGACTGTGCATGTTAACAAAACAGCTATTCATCATATTCTAATGAATTTAGTGAGTAACGCTATTAAGTATAGCGATAAAGATGATGTGCTTATTGAAATGAATGTGGAAGAAACAGATACACATTATCAGTTTTTTATAAAAGATAATGGGCCAGGTATTGCCCCAAGTAATCAATCTAAAATATTTAAACTATTTGCAAAAGTAGCCGATCAAGATAAATTTGGTCAAGCCGGACATGGTATTGGCTTAGCTACAGTAAAAAAGATAGTTAAAAAACTAGGTGGAAAAATAAGTGTAACTTCGGAATTAGGACAAGGCGCTACATTTAATTTTTCGATAAAGAAATAG
- the queG gene encoding tRNA epoxyqueuosine(34) reductase QueG, translating into MNKTDYTKLIKTEAKRLGFLSCGISKAQFLEEEAPRLENYLNKNMNGEMRYMENHFDKRLNPTLLVEDSKSVVSLLLNYFPSEVQQNLDAPKLSKYAYGNDYHHIIKDKLKRLLHFVQDEIGEVSGRAFVDSAPVLDKAWAAKSGLGWIGKHSNLITQQVGSFYFIAELIIDLELEYDSATTDHCGSCTACIDACPTEAIVDPFVVDGSKCISYLTIELKENLPNSFKGKMDDWMFGCDVCQDVCPWNRFSKAHNEPLFNPHPELLSMTKKDWEEITEDTFKKVFQKSAVKRTKFTGLKRNINFLK; encoded by the coding sequence GTGAATAAAACGGACTATACAAAACTAATAAAAACCGAAGCCAAACGCCTCGGTTTTTTATCTTGTGGTATTAGTAAAGCTCAGTTTTTAGAGGAAGAAGCACCAAGGTTAGAGAATTATTTAAATAAAAACATGAACGGTGAAATGCGTTACATGGAAAATCATTTCGATAAACGCTTAAACCCAACCTTACTTGTTGAAGATTCAAAAAGTGTAGTTTCGTTATTATTGAATTACTTTCCTTCTGAAGTTCAGCAAAATCTCGATGCTCCTAAATTGAGTAAATACGCATACGGAAATGATTATCATCATATCATAAAAGATAAATTAAAACGCCTTTTACATTTTGTTCAAGATGAAATAGGAGAGGTTAGTGGCCGTGCTTTTGTAGATTCTGCACCAGTTCTAGATAAGGCTTGGGCAGCTAAGTCGGGTTTGGGTTGGATAGGGAAGCATAGTAATTTAATAACGCAGCAAGTTGGCTCGTTCTATTTTATAGCAGAACTTATTATTGATTTAGAGTTGGAGTACGATTCTGCCACTACCGACCATTGTGGTAGCTGCACGGCTTGTATTGATGCTTGCCCTACAGAGGCCATTGTAGATCCTTTTGTTGTAGATGGGAGTAAATGTATTTCATATTTAACCATTGAATTAAAAGAAAATCTTCCTAATTCATTTAAAGGAAAAATGGACGATTGGATGTTTGGTTGTGATGTTTGCCAAGATGTTTGTCCATGGAATAGATTTTCTAAAGCACATAATGAACCGTTATTCAATCCGCATCCAGAATTACTTTCAATGACTAAAAAAGACTGGGAAGAAATTACTGAAGACACCTTTAAAAAAGTGTTTCAAAAATCTGCTGTTAAACGCACTAAATTTACTGGGTTAAAAAGAAACATCAATTTTTTAAAATAG
- the ruvB gene encoding Holliday junction branch migration DNA helicase RuvB translates to MNENLDPSDAHFSPEEFDVEKQLRPLSFDDFTGQDQVLENLKIFVEAANLRGEALDHTLFHGPPGLGKTTLANILANELNVGIKITSGPVLDKPGDLAGLLTNLDERDVLFIDEIHRLSPIVEEYLYSAMEDYKIDIMIETGPNARSVQLNLNPFTLVGATTRSGLLTAPMRARFGIQSRLQYYKTDLLTTIVERSASILDVPISMESAIEIASRSRGTPRIANALLRRVRDFAQIKGNGSIDIAIAKYALEALHVDAHGLDEMDNKILTTIIDKFKGGPVGISTIATAVSESTETIEEVYEPFLIQQGFIMRTPRGREVTEAAYKHLDRVKGPTQGGLF, encoded by the coding sequence ATGAATGAAAATTTAGATCCTAGCGATGCACATTTTTCCCCTGAAGAATTCGATGTCGAAAAACAATTAAGACCCTTGTCATTTGATGATTTTACAGGGCAGGATCAGGTTTTAGAAAACCTTAAAATATTTGTAGAAGCGGCTAACCTTAGAGGAGAAGCTTTAGATCACACTTTGTTTCATGGACCTCCTGGACTAGGAAAAACGACTTTGGCTAATATTTTGGCAAATGAGTTGAATGTTGGTATCAAAATAACATCTGGTCCTGTTTTAGATAAACCAGGTGATTTAGCTGGATTGTTAACTAATTTGGATGAGCGTGACGTACTGTTCATTGATGAAATACATCGATTAAGTCCTATAGTTGAGGAATATTTATATTCAGCTATGGAAGACTATAAAATTGATATTATGATTGAAACTGGACCAAATGCACGGTCGGTTCAGCTTAACTTAAATCCGTTTACATTGGTTGGTGCTACAACACGATCTGGTTTACTTACGGCACCTATGCGTGCTCGTTTCGGTATTCAAAGTAGGTTACAATATTATAAAACAGATTTGCTCACTACAATTGTTGAAAGAAGTGCAAGTATTTTGGATGTACCTATTTCAATGGAATCTGCTATTGAAATCGCTAGCCGTAGTAGAGGTACACCTAGAATTGCCAATGCATTATTGCGTCGTGTACGTGATTTTGCTCAAATAAAAGGCAATGGAAGTATTGATATAGCTATTGCTAAATATGCTTTAGAAGCTTTGCATGTGGATGCACATGGATTGGATGAAATGGATAATAAAATACTTACTACTATTATTGATAAATTCAAAGGTGGACCTGTTGGGATTTCTACTATTGCAACAGCAGTAAGTGAAAGTACAGAAACCATTGAAGAAGTTTACGAGCCATTTCTTATTCAACAAGGTTTTATTATGCGCACACCTCGTGGTCGAGAAGTTACCGAAGCGGCATATAAACATTTGGATCGTGTAAAGGGACCTACTCAAGGCGGTTTATTTTAA
- a CDS encoding cbb3-type cytochrome c oxidase subunit I — translation MSAHADTHAHDDDHGHHHKETFVTKYIFSQDHKMIAKQYLVTGTIMGVIGVLMSMMMRMQIAWPEEPNVLFEALLGKWAPDGVMDADIYLAIVTIHGTIMVFFVLTAGLSGTFSNLLIPLQIGARDMASGFLNMVSYWLFFLSSIIMVCSLFVEAGPAAAGWTIYPPLSALPMAQGGSGMGMTLWLVAMAIFIASSLLGSLNYVVTVINLRTKGMSMTRLPLTIWAFFITAVIGIISFPVLLSACLLLIMDRSFGTSFFLSDIFIQGEVLHYQGGSPVLFEHLFWFLGHPEVYIVILPAMGLVSEIMASNSRKPIFGYRAMIASILAIAFLSTIVWGHHMFISGMNPFLGSVFTFTTLLIAIPSAVKAFNWITTLWKGNLQMNPAMLFSIGFVSTFITGGLTGIILGDSALDINVHDTYFVVAHFHLVMGISALYGMFAGIYHWYPKMYGRMMNKNLGYIHFWITAVCAYGVFFPMHFIGMAGLPRRYYTNSNFPLFDDLANVNVVITLFALVGGVVQIIYLYNFFTSMYYGKKAVQNPWKATTLEWTTPVEHIHGNWPGEIPHVHRWAYDYSKPGHDVDFVPQNIPLMDGEEELQH, via the coding sequence ATGTCAGCACACGCAGATACTCACGCTCACGACGACGACCACGGACATCATCATAAAGAAACCTTTGTGACTAAATATATATTTAGTCAAGATCATAAAATGATTGCTAAGCAGTACCTAGTTACGGGTACTATTATGGGAGTTATTGGGGTTTTAATGTCTATGATGATGCGTATGCAAATCGCATGGCCAGAAGAGCCAAATGTTCTTTTTGAGGCATTATTAGGTAAATGGGCACCAGATGGTGTTATGGATGCTGATATTTATTTGGCAATAGTTACAATTCATGGTACTATTATGGTATTCTTTGTATTGACGGCTGGTTTAAGTGGTACGTTTAGTAACTTGTTAATTCCATTGCAAATTGGTGCAAGAGACATGGCATCGGGTTTCTTAAATATGGTTTCATATTGGTTGTTCTTCTTATCAAGTATAATCATGGTATGTTCATTATTTGTTGAAGCAGGCCCTGCAGCAGCAGGTTGGACAATATACCCTCCATTAAGTGCATTACCAATGGCACAAGGTGGTTCTGGTATGGGAATGACACTTTGGTTAGTAGCTATGGCTATTTTTATTGCATCTTCATTATTAGGATCTCTAAACTATGTTGTTACCGTAATTAACTTACGTACAAAAGGAATGTCAATGACAAGATTGCCTTTAACTATTTGGGCATTTTTCATTACAGCTGTAATTGGTATTATTTCTTTTCCAGTTTTATTATCTGCTTGTTTATTATTAATAATGGATAGAAGTTTTGGAACATCATTCTTCTTATCAGATATATTTATTCAAGGTGAAGTACTACACTATCAAGGTGGTTCACCGGTATTATTCGAACACTTGTTTTGGTTTTTAGGTCACCCAGAGGTATATATTGTAATATTGCCTGCAATGGGATTAGTGTCAGAAATTATGGCATCTAACTCGCGTAAACCTATTTTTGGTTACCGTGCGATGATTGCTTCAATTTTAGCTATTGCTTTCCTTTCAACAATTGTATGGGGACATCATATGTTTATCTCAGGAATGAATCCATTCTTAGGTTCGGTGTTTACTTTCACAACCTTATTAATCGCTATTCCATCTGCGGTTAAAGCCTTTAACTGGATAACAACATTATGGAAAGGTAATTTACAGATGAATCCGGCTATGTTATTTTCTATCGGTTTTGTGTCAACATTTATTACTGGTGGTTTAACAGGTATTATTTTAGGAGATAGTGCTTTAGATATTAATGTTCACGATACGTATTTTGTGGTAGCTCACTTTCACTTGGTAATGGGTATATCTGCACTTTATGGTATGTTTGCTGGTATTTATCATTGGTATCCAAAGATGTACGGTCGTATGATGAACAAGAATTTAGGGTATATCCACTTCTGGATTACTGCAGTTTGTGCTTATGGCGTATTTTTTCCAATGCACTTTATAGGAATGGCTGGTTTACCACGTCGTTATTATACAAACTCTAATTTCCCGTTGTTTGATGATTTAGCCAATGTAAATGTGGTTATTACACTTTTCGCTTTAGTTGGTGGTGTGGTTCAAATTATTTATTTATACAACTTCTTTACGAGTATGTACTACGGAAAGAAAGCAGTTCAAAATCCATGGAAAGCAACTACTTTGGAGTGGACAACTCCAGTGGAGCATATTCACGGAAATTGGCCAGGAGAAATTCCTCATGTACACCGTTGGGCTTATGATTACAGTAAACCTGGTCATGATGTAGATTTTGTGCCTCAGAATATTCCTTTAATGGATGGTGAAGAGGAATTACAACACTAA
- a CDS encoding cytochrome c oxidase subunit II has protein sequence MTALLTIIVLVFILVAIWQMVKIFDLAQAKGENSAVATDKDNAMNAYLMMGFLAFIYIITIVCFVKWGDLPLMSNAASEHGATIDNLMVISMILIFVVQTLTQFLLHYFAFKYKGEKGRKALFFADNNKLEFIWTIIPVIVLAGLIIYGLSTWINITSVDESDDPLVIELYAQQFNWKARYSGEDNTLGKANVRLIDIDRANILGLDEADPNAQDDIITTELHLPVGKPVLFKMRSQDVLHSAYMPHFRAQMNCVPGMITQFGFTPSITTADMRLTEQIQEKVAHINEIRVENSKALIAKGDEALERYEFDFLLLCNKICGKSHYNMQMKIIVETQEEYDAWIKEQKQFKNSLIN, from the coding sequence ATGACTGCTTTATTAACAATTATAGTTTTAGTATTTATTTTAGTTGCCATATGGCAAATGGTTAAAATTTTTGATTTAGCTCAAGCTAAAGGCGAAAATAGTGCCGTTGCTACTGACAAAGACAATGCAATGAATGCATATTTAATGATGGGTTTTTTAGCCTTTATTTATATCATTACAATTGTATGTTTTGTAAAATGGGGCGATTTACCTTTAATGTCGAATGCGGCATCAGAACACGGAGCAACTATTGATAACCTTATGGTTATTTCAATGATTCTTATTTTCGTTGTGCAGACGCTTACTCAGTTTTTACTGCACTATTTCGCTTTTAAATATAAAGGTGAAAAAGGAAGAAAAGCATTATTCTTTGCGGATAATAATAAGTTAGAATTTATTTGGACTATTATTCCGGTAATTGTTTTGGCTGGTTTAATTATTTACGGTTTGAGTACTTGGATTAACATTACAAGTGTTGATGAAAGTGACGACCCTTTAGTAATTGAATTGTACGCACAACAGTTTAACTGGAAAGCTCGATATTCTGGTGAAGACAATACTTTAGGAAAAGCAAATGTGCGTTTAATTGATATTGATAGAGCTAATATTTTAGGTTTAGATGAAGCTGATCCTAATGCTCAGGATGATATTATTACTACTGAATTACATTTACCTGTTGGAAAACCAGTGTTGTTTAAAATGCGTTCTCAAGATGTATTGCACTCTGCTTATATGCCTCACTTTAGAGCACAAATGAATTGTGTTCCTGGGATGATTACTCAGTTTGGTTTTACACCAAGTATTACTACAGCAGATATGCGTCTAACTGAACAAATTCAAGAGAAGGTAGCACATATAAATGAAATAAGAGTTGAAAATAGTAAGGCGTTAATTGCTAAAGGAGACGAAGCTTTAGAACGTTACGAGTTTGACTTTCTACTACTTTGTAATAAAATTTGTGGAAAATCGCACTACAATATGCAAATGAAGATTATTGTAGAAACACAAGAAGAATATGATGCTTGGATTAAAGAGCAAAAACAATTCAAGAACTCTCTAATTAACTAA